The following proteins are encoded in a genomic region of Streptomyces lunaelactis:
- a CDS encoding integrase: MATGDRALVCHIAPSAGTLARRHVTHLTLICDRRSGDRLAQWHHRGRTTEQPSNLTAITMRVISYQMMQRMGHSSVRAALIYQHLVNGRDHAIAAHVDEQIKKVRPADSAA, encoded by the coding sequence TTGGCTACAGGCGACCGTGCCCTTGTCTGTCATATCGCCCCCTCGGCCGGGACTTTAGCGCGTAGGCACGTCACCCACCTGACCCTGATCTGCGACCGCCGCTCCGGCGACCGGCTCGCCCAGTGGCATCATCGCGGCCGCACCACCGAACAGCCCTCGAACCTGACCGCGATCACCATGCGCGTGATCAGCTACCAGATGATGCAGCGCATGGGGCACTCGTCGGTTCGGGCGGCGCTGATCTATCAGCACTTGGTCAACGGACGGGATCATGCAATCGCCGCTCACGTCGATGAGCAGATCAAGAAGGTCCGGCCGGCAGACTCTGCTGCCTAA
- a CDS encoding DUF4279 domain-containing protein, translated as MSRLADHGGGAVLQVVRHFNDTNPEQSPSSYAPNLFGWHLDRNVLDFLTATGAELDIDVLTAFARGLAELGRELGDAAVATLTTLTTLTYGFAALAAVLAIGPALALTTHRRTTPAPQ; from the coding sequence GTGTCCCGCCTGGCCGACCACGGCGGCGGAGCTGTGCTCCAAGTCGTCCGCCACTTCAACGACACCAACCCGGAGCAGTCGCCGTCCTCGTACGCACCCAACCTCTTCGGCTGGCACCTGGACCGCAATGTCCTGGACTTCCTCACCGCCACCGGCGCCGAGCTCGACATCGACGTCTTAACCGCGTTCGCCCGCGGATTGGCCGAACTCGGCCGCGAACTCGGCGACGCAGCCGTCGCCACCCTCACCACCCTCACCACCCTCACCTACGGCTTCGCAGCCCTCGCCGCAGTCCTCGCCATCGGCCCAGCCCTCGCGCTCACCACCCACCGCCGCACGACACCCGCACCGCAGTAG
- a CDS encoding AAA family ATPase — translation MSQQTPLDAPDVIEGVVDHLLHIGYDERTVLRLTTTTGDEESITALGKALFGVQPGESLRLRGTWTHHPRHGRQFKVAYCERRMPADERAIRLYLASGLIRGIGPVLASAIVDTFGEQTLKVIDAEPQRLLEVHSIGAIRVGRITAAWQEQKAIAEIMVFLQGLEVTPALAVKIYTAYADTDDDPMHIVRHTPYRLCRDVHGVGFVNADKIALAVGVPKHSDERLQAALLYELDQAGGQGHCHLPVRILIARTRHLLTDDDPATAEILDDAVLHHALEGLRGQGEVITETLPLPVLDGTGAVADAEIALLPRWYRDETQLAWHVRRLLGSASRLAELAPWAERLAALTTKETAGLTGEQHQAILTALTSPISVLTGGPGCGKTHTLHTLVEIADDAGAVVALAAPTGKAAKRLEETCGQSAMTVHRLIRPPDGDSLFDHASVLETADLVVVDEASMLDLALARKLTAAVRDGCHLLLVGDIDQLPSVGPGRVHADQSAVPPPRPQTPTGQLAWD, via the coding sequence GTGTCCCAGCAAACGCCCCTGGACGCCCCCGATGTGATCGAGGGCGTCGTCGACCACCTGCTCCACATCGGCTACGACGAGCGCACGGTGCTGCGGCTGACCACCACGACCGGCGACGAGGAGAGCATCACCGCGCTCGGCAAGGCGCTCTTCGGCGTGCAGCCCGGGGAGAGCCTGCGGCTGCGCGGCACGTGGACCCATCATCCGCGTCACGGGCGGCAGTTCAAGGTTGCGTACTGCGAGCGCAGGATGCCCGCGGACGAACGGGCGATCCGCCTCTACCTCGCCTCGGGCCTGATCCGCGGCATCGGGCCGGTCCTCGCCTCCGCGATCGTGGACACCTTCGGCGAGCAGACCCTGAAGGTCATCGACGCCGAACCGCAGCGGCTGCTGGAAGTCCACAGTATTGGCGCGATCCGAGTGGGACGGATCACCGCGGCCTGGCAGGAACAGAAGGCCATCGCCGAGATCATGGTGTTCCTGCAGGGACTGGAGGTCACTCCGGCGCTCGCGGTGAAGATCTACACTGCGTACGCCGACACCGACGACGACCCGATGCACATCGTCCGCCACACCCCCTACCGGCTGTGCCGGGACGTGCACGGCGTCGGCTTCGTCAACGCCGACAAGATCGCACTCGCCGTCGGCGTACCCAAGCACAGCGACGAGCGTCTCCAGGCCGCGCTGCTGTACGAACTGGACCAGGCCGGCGGCCAGGGCCACTGCCACCTGCCAGTGCGGATCCTGATCGCCCGCACCCGCCATCTGCTGACCGACGACGACCCGGCGACCGCGGAGATTCTCGACGACGCGGTGCTGCACCACGCTCTGGAGGGGCTGCGAGGCCAGGGTGAGGTGATCACCGAAACGCTGCCGCTGCCCGTGCTGGATGGCACCGGCGCGGTGGCGGATGCCGAGATCGCGCTGCTGCCGCGCTGGTACCGCGATGAGACCCAACTCGCCTGGCATGTACGACGTCTGCTCGGCTCCGCGTCCCGGCTCGCCGAACTGGCACCCTGGGCAGAGCGCCTGGCCGCGCTGACCACAAAGGAGACGGCCGGGCTGACCGGCGAGCAGCATCAAGCGATCCTCACCGCCCTGACCAGCCCCATCTCCGTGCTGACAGGCGGTCCGGGCTGCGGCAAGACCCACACCCTGCACACGCTGGTCGAGATCGCCGACGATGCCGGTGCGGTCGTCGCGCTGGCCGCGCCAACAGGGAAGGCCGCCAAACGCCTGGAGGAGACCTGTGGCCAGTCGGCGATGACCGTGCACCGCCTCATCCGGCCACCCGACGGCGACTCCCTCTTCGACCACGCCAGTGTGCTGGAGACGGCCGACTTGGTGGTCGTCGACGAGGCCTCCATGCTCGACCTCGCCCTGGCCCGCAAGCTCACCGCCGCCGTCCGCGACGGCTGCCACCTGCTGCTGGTCGGCGACATCGACCAGCTGCCCAGCGTCGGCCCCGGCCGGGTCCACGCGGATCAGTCCGCCGTACCACCACCCCGGCCCCAGACCCCGACCGGCCAACTCGCCTGGGACTGA
- a CDS encoding PP2C family protein-serine/threonine phosphatase encodes MAEGERRPDKGMVDRSEGFGERLLGVLLDRAHEMPPQLIAPLIAEEVARVGGRELSILLQDYAQLLLVPLRGRRLMVGEPEPIGDSPAGTAFLYATTAEVPQADGVRMYLPLLDGSDQVGVMALTLDTVDDDDRRLLRRLAGLVADMLVTKHSYTDQFFLARRREPMSVAAEIQWSLLPPLAMSVPQVAVAGILEPAYNVAGDSFDYALNDDILHVAMVDAMGHGLDSATMATVAVGAYRHARRADIGLSEIYTFMDRAIAGQFGPDHFVTAQMMRLNVATGHLQWVNAGHPAPLLIRNHQVVGQLQGPTTLPVGFGGEDPQISQQMLQRGDRVLCFTDGLIEEHEAGEEQFREEQLIHWVNRIEHGEKGVRAVVRSLSHALKQQRGGRTSDDATLFLIEWRGGAADHLAVLE; translated from the coding sequence ATGGCAGAAGGTGAGCGGCGGCCCGACAAGGGCATGGTGGACCGGTCGGAAGGGTTCGGTGAGCGGCTGCTGGGGGTGCTGTTGGACCGGGCACACGAGATGCCGCCGCAGCTGATCGCCCCGCTGATCGCGGAGGAGGTGGCCAGGGTCGGTGGCCGCGAACTCTCGATCCTGCTGCAGGACTACGCGCAGCTGCTGCTGGTGCCGCTTCGGGGTCGGCGGTTGATGGTCGGCGAGCCTGAGCCGATCGGTGACTCGCCCGCCGGCACGGCCTTCCTGTACGCGACCACTGCCGAGGTGCCGCAGGCCGACGGCGTCCGGATGTACCTGCCGCTGCTGGACGGCAGCGACCAGGTGGGAGTGATGGCCCTCACCCTGGACACCGTCGATGACGACGACCGGCGCCTGCTGCGCAGGCTCGCCGGCCTGGTCGCTGACATGCTGGTCACCAAGCACAGCTACACCGACCAGTTCTTCCTCGCCCGGCGCCGCGAACCGATGAGCGTGGCCGCGGAGATCCAGTGGTCCCTGCTACCGCCGCTGGCGATGTCCGTCCCACAGGTCGCGGTGGCCGGAATCCTGGAGCCCGCCTACAACGTCGCAGGTGACAGCTTCGACTACGCCCTCAACGACGACATCCTGCACGTGGCCATGGTCGATGCGATGGGCCACGGTCTGGACTCCGCCACGATGGCGACCGTCGCTGTCGGGGCCTACCGGCACGCCAGACGTGCCGACATCGGTCTGTCCGAGATCTACACGTTCATGGACCGGGCCATCGCCGGGCAGTTCGGGCCCGACCACTTCGTCACCGCGCAGATGATGCGCCTGAACGTCGCAACGGGCCACCTGCAGTGGGTCAACGCCGGCCACCCTGCACCGCTGCTGATCCGCAACCACCAGGTCGTCGGGCAACTTCAGGGCCCGACCACCTTGCCGGTCGGCTTCGGCGGTGAAGATCCCCAGATCAGCCAGCAGATGCTCCAGCGCGGCGACCGAGTGCTGTGCTTCACCGACGGCCTGATCGAGGAGCACGAAGCCGGCGAAGAGCAGTTCCGCGAGGAACAGCTCATCCACTGGGTCAACCGCATCGAACACGGGGAGAAGGGAGTACGAGCGGTGGTGCGCTCACTCTCCCACGCCCTGAAGCAGCAACGGGGCGGCCGCACCAGCGACGACGCAACCCTCTTCCTGATCGAATGGCGCGGGGGCGCCGCCGACCACCTCGCCGTCCTGGAATGA
- a CDS encoding helix-turn-helix domain-containing protein, with protein sequence MQAKPPSWDTPSLDDLLSTHPAQAWADLTFAPLEQDRRDLRRTLQVWLGHNTNADSAAAELEVHPQTIRGRLRSAERLLQRSLLAGAAGTHDLVIALFITGGIPTSPGRLQPLSPALLQRPQGTGPGDCADVPC encoded by the coding sequence ATGCAGGCCAAGCCTCCGTCGTGGGACACCCCAAGCCTCGACGACCTACTGTCCACCCACCCAGCCCAGGCGTGGGCCGACCTGACTTTCGCCCCGCTGGAGCAGGACCGTCGAGACCTGCGCCGTACGCTCCAGGTGTGGCTGGGGCACAACACCAACGCCGATTCCGCGGCGGCTGAACTGGAGGTGCACCCGCAGACAATCCGGGGACGCCTCCGCAGCGCGGAACGGCTGCTGCAACGATCTCTCCTGGCTGGTGCCGCAGGCACCCACGACCTGGTCATCGCCCTGTTCATCACCGGAGGCATCCCGACATCGCCGGGACGCCTGCAGCCTCTCTCGCCGGCACTTCTGCAGCGTCCACAAGGCACAGGGCCAGGTGACTGTGCGGATGTCCCGTGCTGA
- a CDS encoding SCP2 sterol-binding domain-containing protein: MAVDVQKWFNEDFGAGLGRHAEEVRKVGYKYQVNITGYGGGEWWVDTSALRVEQGSPGGADVTITMDSSTFAEVYDNPSQAMTRGFFAGHIKVIGSDSGKFADLLQLAKQ, encoded by the coding sequence ATGGCCGTCGACGTGCAGAAGTGGTTCAACGAAGACTTCGGCGCCGGGCTTGGGCGCCACGCGGAGGAAGTACGCAAGGTCGGCTACAAGTACCAGGTCAACATCACTGGTTACGGCGGCGGAGAATGGTGGGTCGACACGTCGGCCCTGCGGGTCGAGCAAGGAAGCCCGGGTGGTGCCGACGTCACGATCACGATGGATTCCTCGACCTTCGCCGAGGTCTATGACAACCCGAGCCAAGCTATGACGAGGGGCTTTTTCGCCGGTCACATCAAGGTCATTGGCAGTGATAGCGGCAAGTTCGCTGACCTGCTCCAGCTCGCCAAGCAGTAG
- a CDS encoding tyrosine-type recombinase/integrase, giving the protein MRLHDLRHCAATLSLAAGVHMKAIQTMLGHSSYQLTADTYTSVLPQFEKAQAEAPVQLVPRKTKARQPSGETSVPKKISDEAAA; this is encoded by the coding sequence ATCCGCCTTCACGACCTGCGCCACTGCGCTGCCACGCTGTCGCTGGCAGCCGGCGTCCACATGAAGGCGATCCAGACGATGCTCGGGCACTCGTCGTACCAGCTCACCGCAGACACCTACACCTCCGTACTCCCGCAGTTCGAGAAGGCACAGGCTGAGGCCCCGGTCCAACTCGTGCCGCGCAAGACCAAGGCCAGGCAGCCGAGTGGCGAAACCAGTGTTCCCAAGAAAATTTCCGATGAGGCAGCTGCCTGA
- a CDS encoding GntR family transcriptional regulator, which produces MPEQPPYLRIADVLRQRIAEHEWTAGDRLPSRAQIAEECGVGENVVRRAQELLISQGVLEGRAGSGTYVAEPRQRVRVVRSSAREQPGGSPFRADMQALGRQGNWESRTEAKVPAPAEIAARLGIGEGELCVRTVYEFLADGRPVQLSTSWEPYELTAGTLVVLPEGGPHAGSGVVNRMAEIGITVSHAVEQPEPRQATAEEASLLGIQKAALVTHIRRTYYSDQGQPVETADIVVPVALCEIVYEVPISR; this is translated from the coding sequence ATGCCTGAGCAACCGCCTTATCTCCGCATCGCCGACGTACTGCGGCAGCGGATCGCGGAGCACGAGTGGACCGCCGGTGACCGGCTTCCCTCGCGAGCCCAGATCGCCGAGGAGTGTGGCGTCGGTGAGAACGTGGTGCGTCGGGCGCAGGAGCTGCTGATCTCCCAGGGCGTGTTGGAGGGCCGGGCGGGTTCGGGTACGTACGTCGCCGAGCCCCGTCAGCGCGTACGCGTGGTCCGTTCTTCGGCGCGCGAACAGCCGGGCGGCTCTCCGTTCCGCGCGGACATGCAGGCCCTGGGCAGGCAGGGAAACTGGGAGAGCCGGACCGAGGCCAAGGTTCCCGCGCCGGCTGAGATTGCCGCGCGGCTCGGGATCGGTGAAGGCGAGCTGTGCGTCCGGACTGTTTACGAGTTCCTCGCCGACGGCCGCCCGGTGCAGCTATCGACGAGTTGGGAGCCGTACGAGCTCACCGCCGGCACGTTGGTCGTCCTCCCCGAGGGCGGACCGCATGCCGGGTCCGGTGTCGTGAACCGTATGGCCGAGATCGGCATCACGGTCAGCCATGCCGTGGAACAGCCGGAGCCGCGGCAGGCGACGGCAGAGGAGGCGTCACTCCTGGGGATCCAGAAGGCGGCTTTGGTGACCCACATCCGGCGGACCTACTACAGCGACCAGGGGCAGCCCGTGGAGACAGCGGACATCGTTGTTCCCGTGGCTCTGTGCGAGATCGTCTACGAGGTCCCGATCAGTCGCTAG
- a CDS encoding GntR family transcriptional regulator — MTQPAPSRRHAIAEDLRNQISTGLLKAGARLPSEAQLAAHYAVSTPTLRNALALLQGEGLVEKIHGSGNFVRHPVRRITYAGGGRTPCADDALRTTVRTTRLRAHGHLTALLKVRSRSPLTEFLCLSHEGKSPHSLTRIYVPRDLAPPGTPGGSLAAHLADLRPPLATVQETVSTRLPTPDEATTLRISATLAVLSITRVATAITGRVVEVALLVLPGDRADAIFTTHYPTAPRRADA; from the coding sequence GTGACCCAGCCCGCGCCTTCCCGCCGTCACGCCATCGCGGAGGACCTCCGGAACCAGATCTCGACGGGCCTCTTGAAGGCCGGGGCGCGTCTCCCCTCGGAGGCCCAACTCGCCGCCCACTACGCAGTCAGCACGCCCACTCTGCGGAACGCCCTCGCGCTCCTCCAGGGCGAAGGCCTGGTGGAGAAGATCCACGGAAGCGGCAACTTCGTGCGCCACCCCGTCCGCAGAATCACGTACGCCGGCGGAGGTCGCACCCCGTGCGCCGACGATGCCCTCCGCACCACCGTTCGCACTACCCGCCTCCGAGCCCACGGCCACCTGACCGCCCTCCTCAAGGTGCGGTCCCGCAGCCCCCTGACTGAGTTCCTCTGTCTCAGCCATGAGGGGAAGTCGCCACACAGCCTGACCCGCATCTACGTCCCCCGCGACCTGGCCCCGCCCGGTACCCCAGGAGGGTCGTTAGCCGCCCACCTTGCGGACCTGCGCCCGCCCCTGGCCACAGTCCAGGAAACGGTCAGCACCCGCCTCCCCACTCCGGACGAAGCGACGACGCTCCGCATCAGCGCGACCCTGGCCGTCCTCTCGATCACGCGGGTGGCAACCGCCATCACCGGCCGCGTGGTTGAGGTTGCCCTCCTGGTCCTCCCCGGAGACCGCGCCGACGCCATCTTCACCACCCACTACCCGACCGCACCCAGGAGGGCGGACGCATGA
- a CDS encoding S8 family serine peptidase: protein MRVLIQVHPTPDITAAVIDSPGKQTAADVAGDLAGIDLDSSYLPVAMPKPVPKSGDGDPLSMRQPLDFSWEPVDASVLVRGEISDEESGPRLAALTGQQPNIVGVFADAVIESLPTCPDHPVGTWNDVASVLHVTKLHEQGLDGSSVAVAVVDSGINLVHLGSSGVTAATVDQDRSWSPSSVPHLPGRFPVDHGTMCAFNVLIAAPSAHLLDVPVLLSRRREQTVMEGYLSDAIAAYAHLRSTLELMPENNRSLVVSNSWGPYTPSWDFPPGHPGNYSDSLAHPFNQAVAELANAGADVLFAAGNCGRECPDRQCGYSVRPIVGANSHPQALSIGGVDVAKGGRLGYSSQGPGRLARRKPDLCGYTHFLGSQAYGVGKADTGTSTACPVVAGVVAAVRSAWSAKDLSPEEMRALLQRTAHDPSRRGFSDDYGYGTINVPGLLEALQQLQSI from the coding sequence ATGCGCGTTCTCATTCAGGTTCACCCAACTCCGGATATTACCGCCGCCGTCATCGACTCGCCGGGCAAGCAGACCGCTGCTGACGTGGCCGGCGATCTCGCGGGAATCGACCTGGACTCGTCATATCTCCCTGTAGCGATGCCGAAGCCGGTTCCGAAGTCGGGGGACGGCGACCCGCTGTCAATGAGGCAGCCGTTGGACTTTTCTTGGGAGCCAGTCGATGCGAGCGTGTTGGTTCGCGGGGAGATCTCAGATGAGGAGTCGGGGCCGCGGTTGGCAGCCCTCACCGGGCAGCAGCCCAACATTGTGGGCGTATTCGCTGACGCGGTAATTGAATCACTACCCACGTGTCCTGATCATCCGGTCGGCACATGGAATGACGTGGCCAGCGTTCTGCATGTCACCAAACTCCACGAGCAGGGACTGGATGGGAGTTCTGTCGCCGTTGCCGTGGTTGACAGCGGGATCAACCTTGTGCACCTGGGATCGTCTGGTGTGACTGCAGCTACTGTCGATCAAGATCGCAGCTGGAGTCCGTCCAGTGTCCCGCATCTTCCCGGAAGATTTCCCGTTGATCACGGCACAATGTGCGCGTTCAACGTTCTTATCGCCGCGCCGAGCGCGCACCTTCTTGATGTGCCCGTACTGCTGTCTCGGCGCAGGGAACAGACTGTAATGGAAGGCTATCTGTCCGATGCGATTGCGGCGTACGCACACCTGCGATCCACGCTTGAGTTGATGCCGGAGAATAACCGCTCTCTCGTCGTTAGTAATAGCTGGGGTCCGTATACGCCGAGCTGGGACTTCCCCCCTGGGCATCCTGGTAATTACTCGGACAGCCTTGCGCACCCCTTCAATCAGGCTGTTGCCGAACTGGCGAATGCCGGCGCCGATGTGCTGTTTGCAGCAGGGAACTGCGGAAGGGAATGTCCGGATCGCCAATGTGGTTACAGTGTTCGACCTATCGTTGGTGCTAACTCTCATCCGCAAGCCCTCTCGATTGGAGGGGTGGACGTGGCGAAGGGAGGGCGGTTGGGGTACTCGTCGCAGGGGCCAGGTAGGCTCGCCCGCCGCAAGCCGGACCTGTGTGGGTACACACACTTCCTTGGCTCTCAGGCATACGGCGTGGGGAAGGCCGACACCGGCACATCCACGGCCTGCCCCGTCGTGGCTGGTGTGGTCGCTGCGGTGCGATCCGCATGGTCCGCGAAAGATCTCAGTCCCGAAGAGATGCGGGCACTGCTCCAGCGCACCGCCCATGATCCCAGTCGTCGAGGCTTCAGCGACGACTATGGATATGGCACCATCAATGTGCCTGGGCTTCTGGAGGCCCTCCAGCAGCTCCAGTCCATCTAA
- a CDS encoding e9imm peptide produces the protein MTRDEAVALVARLMDGSITDGGEADAALDALKAGLGCPHISDYIYWDFDPELSAEKIVDRAMAYEPFAL, from the coding sequence GTGACACGCGACGAAGCTGTAGCCCTCGTTGCACGACTCATGGACGGCAGCATCACCGACGGGGGCGAAGCCGACGCAGCCCTCGACGCCCTCAAAGCGGGACTGGGATGTCCCCACATCAGCGACTACATCTACTGGGACTTCGACCCCGAACTAAGCGCCGAAAAGATTGTGGACCGAGCCATGGCCTACGAGCCCTTCGCGCTCTGA
- a CDS encoding NUDIX hydrolase, with translation MLLYMSTGSPQHKSTPLHSVSVAGAVLREDGRFLAIRRVDNGTWELPGGVLELTESPEAGVRREVLEETGIHVEVDELTGVYKNTSRGIVALVFRCKPSGGTERTSEESTAVAWLTPEEVSEQMSEVYAIRLLDALDEAGPHVRSHDGRQLLTA, from the coding sequence ATGCTCCTGTACATGAGTACGGGTTCCCCGCAGCACAAGTCAACGCCACTGCACTCCGTGTCCGTAGCCGGGGCAGTGCTGCGCGAGGACGGCCGGTTCCTGGCGATCCGTCGGGTGGACAACGGGACTTGGGAACTGCCGGGCGGAGTCCTCGAACTCACCGAGTCCCCGGAGGCCGGCGTACGCCGCGAGGTCCTGGAGGAGACGGGCATCCACGTCGAGGTGGACGAGCTGACCGGGGTCTACAAGAACACGTCCCGAGGCATCGTCGCCCTGGTCTTCCGCTGCAAGCCGTCCGGCGGAACCGAGCGCACCTCGGAGGAATCGACCGCGGTCGCCTGGCTCACCCCGGAGGAGGTATCCGAGCAGATGTCCGAGGTCTACGCGATCCGCCTCCTGGACGCCCTGGACGAAGCAGGCCCCCACGTCCGCAGCCACGACGGCCGGCAGCTCCTCACGGCGTGA
- a CDS encoding GntR family transcriptional regulator — protein MGTAVGGGRAVPRYVQIADDIVQQIRAGVLGPGDMVPSESELVERYGVAGGTIRKAMVEVRASGLVETRHGKGSIVKARPPVRHRSSDRFRRTHRQEGRAAYLAESAQSGAEAKVSVLFIGPMEAPEEIAERLAVTAGTQVLARRRLYFRDGTPVETATSYLPWDVVKDIPELFAENPGPGGIYARLEDHGHVFAEYVETLQARPAAKAEATELSLSPGAPVVHLLRDAVTEEGRVVEVCDTLMAADQFVFEYRIPARD, from the coding sequence ATGGGAACCGCAGTAGGAGGTGGCAGGGCCGTACCTCGGTACGTGCAGATCGCCGACGACATCGTCCAGCAGATCCGGGCCGGGGTGCTGGGTCCCGGCGACATGGTGCCGAGCGAGTCGGAGCTGGTGGAGCGCTACGGCGTGGCAGGCGGGACGATCCGCAAGGCGATGGTGGAGGTGCGGGCCAGCGGGCTCGTGGAAACCCGGCACGGGAAGGGCTCGATCGTGAAGGCCCGGCCGCCGGTACGGCACCGGTCCTCGGACCGCTTCCGGCGCACGCACCGGCAGGAGGGCAGGGCTGCGTACCTCGCCGAGTCCGCCCAGTCCGGGGCTGAGGCCAAGGTGAGCGTGCTGTTCATCGGCCCCATGGAGGCGCCGGAGGAGATCGCGGAGCGGCTCGCGGTCACCGCGGGGACTCAGGTGCTTGCCCGGCGGCGGCTGTACTTCCGGGACGGTACTCCGGTGGAGACGGCTACCTCGTACCTGCCCTGGGACGTCGTGAAGGACATCCCGGAGCTGTTCGCCGAGAACCCCGGCCCTGGCGGGATCTATGCACGGCTGGAGGACCACGGTCACGTCTTCGCCGAGTACGTGGAGACCCTCCAGGCCCGGCCGGCCGCCAAGGCTGAGGCGACCGAGCTGTCACTGAGCCCCGGCGCCCCGGTGGTGCATCTGCTTCGCGACGCTGTCACGGAGGAAGGCCGAGTGGTGGAGGTCTGCGACACCCTCATGGCCGCTGACCAGTTCGTCTTTGAGTACCGGATCCCCGCGCGCGACTGA
- a CDS encoding SCO3933 family regulatory protein — MRQIPVDTSAALVMVAQPPAVKIKDRRTGEIATDADTGAQMMTVDVLFAANGEAEVLSIAVPAPGITGDLVMGTSVALTGLVARPWENEFNGQKRHGISFRAVAVTSLAKEG; from the coding sequence GTGCGTCAGATTCCCGTTGACACCTCCGCCGCCCTGGTGATGGTGGCCCAGCCCCCGGCCGTGAAGATCAAGGACCGTCGCACCGGTGAGATCGCCACCGATGCCGACACCGGCGCCCAGATGATGACGGTGGACGTACTCTTCGCCGCGAACGGCGAGGCGGAGGTCCTCTCCATCGCCGTCCCGGCCCCGGGCATCACGGGTGACTTGGTGATGGGGACCTCGGTCGCGCTGACCGGGCTGGTCGCCCGCCCGTGGGAGAACGAGTTCAACGGCCAGAAGCGCCACGGGATCAGCTTCCGTGCCGTCGCCGTCACCTCGCTGGCCAAGGAGGGCTGA
- a CDS encoding FtsK/SpoIIIE domain-containing protein: MNALWVTLLVVSAVALVLRWLRPTWYWLTFGVTFATIRVLIRYRSVMDACGLTVPPARWRLTLARVTNRPSPEDRSPRILRLRPTSTGLVLRLKLRPGQDAFDFSASSDRLRHSFALHNVVSREIRSGVVELRMTGYDVLKRVRMPAAVPDGVLRVPVALREDGEVHHRDYRQVPHALNVGATQSGKSVYQRTLVAGLAPRNVALVGIDCKNGVELAPLAARFTALADNPVEAAELLAALVQYMGRVYEVIRAEQRISVGLPDAEITADIWDLPAHLRPVPVVLLVDEVAELALAAVKADEARRDQIITDLVRLAQLGRAAGIYLEICGQRFGSELGKGITMLRAQLTGRTAHRVNDETSANMAFGDISPDAVLAAVQIGKDRPGTAVAGDSSGGWSRIRAPHTTLRQAVDTCNAHAHRTPSIPELERFRPALPVRVLVGEVQPKSATAGAF, translated from the coding sequence GTGAACGCCTTATGGGTCACGCTGCTGGTGGTCTCGGCCGTCGCACTCGTCCTGCGCTGGCTGCGGCCCACCTGGTACTGGTTAACCTTCGGGGTCACCTTCGCGACGATCCGCGTCCTCATCCGCTACCGCTCGGTGATGGACGCCTGCGGGCTCACCGTCCCGCCCGCCCGCTGGCGGCTGACGCTCGCCCGGGTCACCAACCGCCCTTCCCCCGAAGACCGTTCGCCGCGGATTCTGCGGCTACGGCCCACCTCGACCGGCCTGGTTCTGCGGCTGAAACTCCGGCCGGGGCAGGACGCGTTCGACTTCTCCGCCTCCTCCGACCGGCTGCGGCACTCCTTCGCCCTCCACAACGTCGTCTCGCGAGAGATCCGCTCCGGCGTCGTCGAGCTGCGGATGACCGGATACGACGTACTCAAGCGGGTGCGCATGCCGGCCGCCGTCCCCGATGGGGTGCTCCGGGTGCCGGTGGCCCTGCGGGAGGACGGGGAGGTCCACCACCGTGACTACCGGCAAGTTCCGCACGCCCTGAACGTCGGAGCGACCCAATCCGGGAAGTCCGTCTACCAACGCACGCTTGTCGCCGGGCTCGCACCGCGGAATGTCGCCCTGGTCGGCATCGACTGCAAGAACGGCGTCGAACTCGCGCCGCTGGCTGCCCGGTTCACCGCCCTGGCCGACAACCCGGTCGAAGCGGCTGAGCTGCTGGCCGCACTCGTCCAGTACATGGGCCGCGTCTACGAAGTCATCCGGGCCGAACAGCGCATCAGCGTCGGCCTACCGGATGCGGAGATCACGGCCGACATCTGGGACCTTCCCGCGCACCTCCGTCCCGTACCCGTCGTGCTACTGGTGGACGAAGTCGCGGAGCTTGCCCTCGCCGCGGTCAAGGCCGACGAAGCCCGGCGGGACCAGATCATCACCGACCTCGTCCGCCTCGCGCAGCTCGGCCGCGCCGCCGGCATCTATCTGGAGATCTGCGGCCAGCGCTTCGGCTCCGAGCTCGGCAAGGGGATCACGATGCTCCGCGCCCAGCTCACCGGCCGCACCGCCCACCGCGTCAACGACGAGACCTCGGCGAACATGGCCTTCGGGGACATCTCCCCGGACGCCGTCCTCGCCGCCGTCCAGATCGGCAAGGACCGCCCCGGTACCGCCGTGGCCGGTGACTCCTCCGGCGGCTGGTCCCGCATCCGGGCCCCGCACACCACGCTCCGCCAAGCCGTGGACACCTGCAACGCCCACGCACACCGCACCCCGAGCATCCCGGAGCTGGAGCGCTTCCGGCCCGCGCTCCCGGTACGCGTCCTCGTCGGCGAGGTCCAGCCGAAGAGCGCCACAGCAGGTGCCTTCTAA